The following are encoded together in the Iodobacter fluviatilis genome:
- a CDS encoding NAD(P)-dependent oxidoreductase produces MADSYDLLIFGASRGLGLCLAKASVKRGEKVAAMVRAESDRSALSELGVTLIQGDAFSLDDCIAALRQAQPRRVISVLGGKNAAGRRIDALGNLNVIQALEASMPSTRVLLGTSLGCGEQWDGLAEPTKRMLGEAIRAKNEAEQYLKQSALPWMIARPAGLSHQEGTGQYRVQAQRDDAGNYLPRADVADAMLAILDQDERLYKAWTILGPAH; encoded by the coding sequence GTGGCCGATTCATATGATTTATTGATTTTTGGTGCCAGCCGAGGGCTAGGTCTTTGTCTTGCCAAGGCCAGCGTGAAGCGTGGGGAAAAGGTTGCCGCCATGGTGAGGGCAGAAAGTGATCGCAGTGCTTTAAGTGAGCTGGGCGTAACTTTAATCCAAGGTGATGCCTTTAGTTTGGATGATTGCATCGCTGCACTGAGGCAGGCGCAGCCTCGGCGCGTCATCAGTGTATTGGGCGGCAAAAATGCTGCAGGTCGGCGCATAGACGCGTTAGGCAACTTGAATGTGATCCAAGCGCTAGAGGCCAGTATGCCTTCTACCCGCGTGTTATTAGGCACCTCTTTAGGTTGTGGCGAGCAATGGGATGGGTTGGCAGAACCCACCAAGCGCATGCTAGGGGAAGCCATTCGGGCTAAAAATGAGGCCGAGCAATATTTAAAGCAAAGTGCTTTGCCATGGATGATTGCACGGCCTGCTGGGCTGAGCCATCAAGAGGGCACGGGGCAGTACCGTGTACAAGCGCAGCGCGATGATGCTGGCAATTATCTGCCGCGTGCCGACGTGGCAGATGCGATGCTGGCCATCTTGGACCAGGATGAGCGCCTGTATAAGGCGTGGACTATTTTGGGGCCTGCTCATTAG
- a CDS encoding ChaN family lipoprotein, producing MALAQIARDTAMAKVMKPYQTHGVVLLAGNGHIRRDLGLPLWLPNTLSVGFVEVSYNGAFDQENLIVPAQRADPCFSL from the coding sequence ATGGCTTTGGCACAAATCGCTCGAGATACGGCGATGGCAAAGGTGATGAAGCCTTATCAAACACACGGTGTGGTGTTGCTAGCAGGTAATGGTCATATTCGCCGCGATCTTGGATTACCACTTTGGCTGCCTAATACTTTATCGGTGGGCTTTGTAGAGGTAAGTTATAACGGAGCATTTGATCAGGAAAACTTGATTGTGCCAGCGCAGCGGGCAGATCCTTGTTTTTCTTTATAA
- a CDS encoding EAL domain-containing protein: MKLEKLALRGRISLQFAVTVTFMVMLVLTLGTIITLQMSNQGQMLKNLSNKVISAEVATVRSDLDIFLRAPALANRMATVLLAEQYSNADKDLSQFEAPFVHILSKIFPDQKHLSLISFGSINGEYIAVGREKLTNKFSLLLKDSRTNGSLNFYTGLKSTDSILHQVNPYDPRTRPWYAPVSRSKKPMWTSAYQDYDPVQGITISFSSPLFNHDKNMVGVVASDIKLSNFNQYLKSSPNLGSGAIYIVDHKNEFISHSSVEKPLPHMTINELSTHDNATLLKVKDSSNEMIRMSAKFLEDKKIKDIEFNLGKEKIYGRVFKLADGNGLDWRIVILIPERDLLGDLKKDIMVNLAIVLCIGLIAALAAWRILASITKPILLAAQTARLLAKQEWQPTIAGGLQLKETTLLANAFDEMSSALACSFEQLNYRIRHDQVTGLLSREGLREEMSELVKKNPARKWGALLLIGLDNYRSIHDSIGYDQGEELLCAIVNNLKQYLPEPVLFARVADTEFVICMDVDVDKPCLTELIQRILDSFTQSFHLQYDEVLISASLGVVSANFNHLDLIENLRNASMALNKAKDKGASSYEIFQIDMVEQSTQKIHLISELNAAIEKDEFRVYFQPVVRLSDGKVIGAEALVRWQSGQRGLVSPGLFIPLAEESGLILPIGHWVLRESCRQIAERLKNGWASDFDVHVNVSVRQLIQSDFYQVLEETLQDFDLPPHNLTLEITESILIEDSNVIAKLIGRIRSLGVEIAIDDFGTGYSSMSYLHQFAFDCLKIDQSFVSRFLDNHKSEAIVSAIIRLAGGFDVPLVAEGVETAEQAQRLLELGCQRAQGYYFGRPIPLEDWPAVWCGSGKSEPLS; this comes from the coding sequence TTGAAACTAGAAAAACTTGCGCTGCGTGGGCGCATTTCACTGCAGTTTGCAGTTACAGTTACCTTTATGGTTATGCTGGTGCTAACGCTTGGCACAATTATTACTTTGCAGATGAGCAACCAAGGACAAATGCTCAAAAATTTGAGCAATAAAGTCATTTCTGCTGAAGTTGCCACTGTGCGTAGTGATTTAGATATTTTTCTTCGTGCTCCTGCTTTAGCAAATCGAATGGCCACGGTGCTACTGGCTGAGCAATATTCAAACGCAGACAAAGATTTATCACAGTTTGAAGCCCCATTTGTGCATATTTTATCCAAAATATTTCCCGATCAAAAACACCTAAGTTTGATTTCATTTGGATCTATTAATGGTGAGTATATTGCGGTTGGCCGTGAAAAATTAACTAATAAATTTTCATTACTGCTTAAAGATAGTAGAACGAATGGCAGTTTAAATTTTTATACTGGTTTAAAGTCGACTGATTCAATTTTGCACCAAGTTAATCCTTATGATCCAAGGACTAGACCTTGGTATGCACCTGTTAGCCGCAGTAAAAAACCTATGTGGACTTCAGCATATCAAGATTATGACCCCGTGCAAGGTATCACTATTTCATTTAGTAGCCCACTTTTTAATCATGATAAAAATATGGTTGGTGTAGTGGCAAGTGATATTAAATTAAGTAATTTTAATCAATATTTGAAATCTAGCCCTAATTTAGGTAGTGGTGCTATTTATATCGTTGATCATAAAAATGAATTTATATCTCACTCCAGTGTTGAAAAGCCATTGCCACACATGACAATAAATGAGCTTTCAACGCACGATAATGCTACTTTACTCAAGGTTAAGGATAGCTCTAATGAAATGATAAGAATGAGTGCAAAATTCCTTGAAGATAAAAAAATAAAAGATATTGAATTTAACCTCGGTAAAGAAAAAATATACGGCAGAGTTTTTAAATTGGCGGATGGTAATGGTTTGGATTGGAGAATTGTTATTCTTATTCCAGAGCGTGATCTATTAGGTGATTTAAAGAAAGATATCATGGTGAATTTGGCCATTGTTCTTTGCATTGGATTAATTGCAGCATTGGCTGCCTGGAGGATATTAGCCAGTATTACCAAGCCTATTCTACTCGCCGCGCAAACGGCTAGGTTATTAGCGAAGCAAGAGTGGCAGCCTACTATTGCAGGTGGCCTGCAATTAAAAGAAACAACTTTACTTGCAAATGCGTTTGATGAAATGTCGAGCGCTTTAGCTTGCTCTTTTGAGCAACTTAATTATCGTATTCGTCATGACCAAGTCACTGGGTTGCTTAGCCGTGAAGGTCTTCGTGAGGAAATGTCAGAGTTAGTTAAAAAAAATCCTGCAAGAAAGTGGGGTGCACTGCTGCTTATAGGCTTAGATAATTACAGAAGCATCCATGACAGTATTGGCTACGATCAAGGTGAAGAGCTGCTTTGCGCCATTGTAAATAACCTTAAGCAATATTTGCCAGAGCCGGTGTTATTTGCACGTGTTGCAGATACCGAGTTTGTTATTTGTATGGATGTTGACGTTGATAAGCCCTGTTTAACTGAATTAATTCAAAGAATATTAGATAGCTTTACTCAATCTTTTCATTTGCAATACGATGAGGTTTTGATTAGTGCTAGTCTTGGCGTGGTTTCTGCGAATTTTAACCATCTTGATTTGATCGAAAATTTAAGAAACGCCAGCATGGCTTTAAATAAAGCTAAGGATAAAGGTGCTAGTTCATATGAAATATTTCAGATTGATATGGTTGAGCAATCTACACAAAAAATTCATTTAATTTCAGAACTTAATGCTGCTATTGAGAAAGATGAATTTAGAGTTTATTTTCAGCCCGTTGTGAGGCTAAGTGATGGTAAAGTAATTGGTGCAGAGGCTTTGGTGCGCTGGCAAAGTGGCCAGCGTGGTTTGGTTTCTCCTGGGTTGTTTATTCCATTGGCAGAGGAATCGGGTTTAATTCTACCTATTGGGCATTGGGTGCTGCGTGAATCATGTAGGCAAATTGCCGAGCGCCTAAAAAATGGTTGGGCTAGTGATTTTGATGTACATGTCAATGTATCGGTCCGGCAGTTAATTCAATCTGATTTCTATCAAGTATTAGAGGAAACATTACAAGATTTTGACTTACCACCGCATAATTTAACGTTAGAGATTACTGAATCTATTTTGATTGAAGATAGTAATGTAATTGCTAAGCTGATTGGCCGAATCAGAAGCTTAGGGGTGGAAATTGCTATTGATGACTTTGGCACCGGTTATTCGTCTATGTCTTATTTGCATCAATTTGCTTTTGATTGCTTGAAAATCGATCAATCTTTTGTGAGCCGCTTTTTAGATAATCATAAAAGCGAGGCCATTGTCTCGGCGATTATTCGCCTAGCAGGTGGTTTTGATGTGCCGCTGGTGGCGGAAGGGGTAGAAACGGCAGAGCAGGCCCAAAGGCTACTGGAGCTGGGCTGCCAGCGCGCTCAGGGCTATTACTTTGGCCGCCCAATACCATTAGAAGATTGGCCTGCGGTATGGTGTGGCTCGGGTAAATCCGAGCCACTTTCCTAA
- a CDS encoding GNAT family N-acetyltransferase: MRTLNTAALILEPQTADHAEAMFVVLSDSAIYEFANAPLASIDGLHARFSKLEARASPDGSEQWLNWVIRLAASQQLAGYVQATISDQHALLAYELSSKHWGKGIAQEAVSAVLQELAQHYGIKQYFAILKRCNVRSKKLLDKLGFVQASATELLVLKPDADEDAIFRSA, encoded by the coding sequence ATGAGAACACTCAATACGGCGGCATTAATATTAGAGCCGCAAACGGCCGACCATGCAGAGGCGATGTTTGTCGTTTTGAGTGATTCAGCCATTTATGAATTTGCAAATGCGCCACTGGCGTCTATCGATGGTTTGCACGCCCGCTTTAGTAAATTAGAAGCGAGAGCTTCCCCTGATGGCTCGGAGCAATGGCTAAATTGGGTGATTAGGCTAGCAGCCTCCCAGCAATTAGCGGGCTATGTGCAGGCGACTATCAGCGATCAACACGCTCTACTTGCTTATGAATTATCCAGCAAGCACTGGGGTAAAGGCATTGCACAAGAAGCGGTCAGTGCCGTATTACAAGAATTAGCTCAGCACTATGGTATCAAGCAATATTTTGCGATTTTAAAACGGTGCAATGTGCGCTCTAAAAAGCTGCTCGACAAATTGGGCTTTGTGCAAGCATCCGCGACTGAATTGCTCGTACTCAAGCCCGATGCCGACGAAGACGCCATATTCCGCAGCGCTTAG
- a CDS encoding GNAT family N-acetyltransferase: protein MMTRQRSAKAMRWFGCDAMADLAAASQLIEVFANWRTMPNPGTRWGIEYQGQIVGSCGLFKWDRNGKHCHIGYELAQGHWGQGLMREALLAILAWGFEHMALNRIQAQVHPQNTASIKSLESLGFVQEGCFREAGVWHGQHHDLLQYALLKRDW, encoded by the coding sequence ATGATGACGCGCCAGCGATCTGCAAAAGCCATGCGCTGGTTTGGCTGCGATGCCATGGCGGATCTTGCTGCAGCAAGTCAGTTGATTGAAGTTTTTGCAAACTGGCGCACCATGCCCAATCCTGGTACGCGCTGGGGCATTGAATATCAGGGGCAAATTGTTGGCAGTTGCGGACTATTTAAATGGGATAGAAATGGTAAGCACTGCCATATCGGCTACGAGCTGGCGCAAGGCCACTGGGGCCAAGGCCTGATGCGCGAAGCTTTGCTGGCGATCTTGGCTTGGGGCTTTGAGCATATGGCGCTCAATCGCATTCAGGCTCAGGTGCATCCGCAAAATACCGCGTCGATTAAATCTCTAGAGTCGCTTGGTTTTGTGCAAGAAGGCTGCTTTAGGGAAGCGGGGGTTTGGCACGGGCAGCATCATGATTTATTGCAATATGCGCTGCTCAAAAGGGACTGGTAA
- a CDS encoding efflux RND transporter permease subunit, which produces MNFSAWSIRNPIPAIMLFVLLSLAGVLSFQSMKVQDFPDIELPLVTVTAIQPGAAPAQLETEVARKLENSVSALQGVKHVYSKIQDGSVLLTVEFALEKPVNEAVDDVRNAVNGVRGELPSDLKDPIIGKVEFSGVPFLVFTVASNTLGEEQLSWLVDNKISKEIRAVSGVGKFGRVGGINREVRVELDPARLAALGISAADVSRSLAQTQRDASGGRSDLIGSEQAIRTIATVQSAAELGQMILPLNDGRSIRLDQVASITDTTAERRSIALLDGKQVVGFEISRSRGASEIEVAAGIHAALEKIKQANAGLVITEAYNMAEPVQESFDGSMTLLWEGALLAVLVVWWFLRDWRATLVSAAALPLSILPAFIGMAYLGFSLNTVTLLSLALVVGILVDDAIVEIENIVRHLRMGKTPYQASMEAADEIGLAVVATTFALIAVFLPTAFMAGIPGKFFKQFGWTAALAVMASLIVARLLTPMMAAYILKPISHAHKEGRIMQAYLKMASWCLQHRKLTALFSLLFFIGSLMLVPLLPTGFIPPDDRSQTLVKIELPPGTTLDETEAVAERARKILSSEKSIIRIYTAIGGGGAGSDPFAAGGITEVNKANLTLTLTERTTRDKKTHIESRLRALLQDIPGVRIAVGLGGSGEKFQLILRGDDPAILVAAAQNVERDMRTLQGVGAVTSSASLVRPEVSIRPDLARAADLGVSIASISDTIRVATVGDFDTSVAKLNLPERQIPIMVRLPDSTRQDLEQLKRLKVPAKSGDVTLGQVAELALSSGPSQIDRYDRARNVIFDIELNGRSLGDLSNEVDQLPSLKQLPAGVERAAFGDAEEMKKLFASFGIAMLTGVLCIYMVLVLLFKDFMQPITILAALPLSIGGAFLALLIAQSSFSMPTLIGLIMLMGIATKNSILLVEYAIVARREGMSRFDALMDAGLKRARPIVMTTIAMGAGMFPIALGIGVDPSFRSPMAIAVIGGLITSTLLSLLVVPVVFTFVDDFVEWLKRLKKPKAGAKPAEN; this is translated from the coding sequence ATGAATTTTTCTGCTTGGTCGATCAGAAACCCTATTCCGGCCATTATGTTATTTGTCTTACTGTCTTTAGCTGGCGTGCTGTCTTTTCAAAGCATGAAGGTGCAAGACTTTCCTGATATTGAATTGCCGCTGGTGACGGTAACGGCAATTCAGCCAGGGGCGGCACCAGCGCAGCTAGAAACCGAAGTGGCTAGGAAACTAGAAAACTCGGTCTCTGCCTTGCAAGGGGTAAAGCACGTTTATAGCAAGATTCAGGATGGCAGCGTACTGCTGACCGTGGAATTTGCCCTAGAAAAACCCGTTAATGAAGCGGTTGATGACGTTAGAAACGCAGTCAACGGTGTGCGTGGCGAATTACCCAGCGATTTAAAAGACCCGATTATTGGCAAAGTAGAATTCTCTGGCGTACCGTTTTTAGTGTTTACCGTGGCATCTAATACCTTGGGGGAAGAGCAGCTTTCTTGGCTAGTCGATAACAAAATCAGCAAGGAAATTCGCGCCGTTTCTGGCGTAGGCAAATTTGGCCGCGTAGGTGGGATTAACCGCGAAGTGCGCGTCGAACTTGATCCAGCCCGCCTTGCCGCCTTAGGCATTTCTGCCGCCGATGTATCCAGAAGCCTGGCCCAAACTCAGCGCGATGCATCAGGCGGGCGCAGCGATTTAATCGGAAGCGAGCAAGCGATTCGCACCATAGCCACGGTGCAAAGTGCGGCAGAATTAGGGCAAATGATTCTGCCGTTAAATGATGGCCGCAGCATTCGCCTAGACCAAGTAGCCAGCATTACTGACACCACCGCCGAGCGTCGCTCGATTGCCCTGCTTGATGGCAAGCAGGTTGTAGGCTTTGAAATTAGCCGCTCACGCGGCGCCAGTGAGATTGAAGTAGCAGCAGGTATCCATGCCGCGCTGGAAAAAATCAAACAAGCTAACGCAGGCCTTGTTATTACCGAAGCTTACAATATGGCCGAGCCAGTACAGGAATCCTTCGATGGATCGATGACACTACTTTGGGAAGGAGCCTTATTGGCAGTCTTGGTGGTGTGGTGGTTTTTGCGTGACTGGCGCGCCACGCTGGTATCCGCCGCAGCGCTGCCGTTATCTATCTTGCCTGCATTTATTGGCATGGCTTACTTGGGCTTTAGCCTAAATACCGTCACCCTATTATCCCTAGCGCTGGTGGTGGGGATTTTAGTGGATGATGCGATTGTAGAAATCGAAAATATCGTCCGCCACTTGCGCATGGGCAAAACGCCGTATCAAGCCTCGATGGAGGCCGCCGACGAGATTGGTCTTGCTGTGGTTGCCACCACCTTTGCCTTAATCGCAGTGTTTTTACCAACGGCATTTATGGCTGGGATTCCAGGTAAATTCTTTAAGCAATTTGGCTGGACAGCCGCGCTAGCGGTGATGGCTTCCTTGATTGTGGCGCGCTTACTCACGCCCATGATGGCGGCGTATATTTTAAAGCCCATTAGCCATGCCCATAAAGAAGGCCGCATTATGCAGGCCTATTTAAAAATGGCCAGCTGGTGCCTGCAGCACCGCAAACTCACCGCCCTCTTCTCTTTACTGTTTTTTATTGGCTCGCTCATGCTGGTGCCACTCCTGCCAACGGGGTTTATTCCGCCCGATGATCGATCGCAAACCTTAGTTAAAATTGAGCTACCACCTGGCACCACCTTAGATGAAACCGAAGCCGTGGCAGAACGCGCGCGCAAGATACTCAGCAGTGAAAAATCCATCATCCGTATCTATACCGCTATTGGCGGCGGTGGCGCGGGGAGCGATCCGTTTGCAGCAGGTGGCATCACCGAAGTCAATAAAGCCAATCTCACCTTAACCCTGACTGAGCGCACCACAAGGGATAAAAAAACTCATATTGAATCCCGTTTGCGCGCGCTATTGCAGGATATTCCAGGTGTACGTATTGCTGTAGGCTTGGGTGGATCGGGTGAGAAATTCCAGCTGATTTTACGAGGGGACGACCCAGCGATCTTAGTGGCGGCCGCCCAAAATGTAGAACGCGATATGCGCACCCTGCAAGGCGTAGGGGCGGTCACTTCCAGTGCCAGCTTAGTACGCCCCGAAGTAAGCATCCGCCCAGATCTAGCCAGAGCTGCTGATTTAGGTGTGAGCATCGCCAGCATTTCAGACACCATTAGAGTGGCCACCGTGGGCGATTTTGATACCTCGGTGGCTAAGCTAAATTTACCCGAGCGGCAAATCCCCATCATGGTGCGCCTGCCAGATAGCACCCGCCAAGATTTAGAACAACTTAAACGGCTGAAAGTGCCCGCCAAAAGCGGTGACGTCACCCTTGGGCAAGTCGCCGAGCTCGCGCTTTCATCCGGCCCTAGCCAGATTGATCGCTACGATAGAGCCCGCAATGTGATCTTTGATATTGAGCTGAATGGCAGATCACTGGGAGACTTAAGCAATGAAGTCGATCAACTCCCCAGCTTAAAGCAATTACCAGCGGGAGTAGAGCGCGCCGCTTTTGGCGATGCAGAAGAGATGAAAAAACTGTTTGCCAGCTTTGGTATAGCCATGCTGACTGGCGTACTGTGTATTTATATGGTGCTGGTGTTGCTGTTTAAAGACTTTATGCAGCCAATCACTATTTTAGCCGCGCTGCCTTTATCTATCGGCGGGGCCTTTTTGGCGCTACTGATTGCGCAAAGCTCGTTTTCGATGCCAACGCTAATTGGGCTAATTATGCTGATGGGGATTGCCACTAAAAACTCCATCTTGCTCGTGGAATACGCCATCGTCGCCCGCCGAGAGGGAATGAGCCGTTTTGATGCACTCATGGATGCAGGCTTAAAACGCGCTCGCCCCATTGTTATGACTACCATCGCCATGGGCGCGGGGATGTTCCCCATTGCACTGGGTATTGGCGTAGACCCAAGCTTTAGATCCCCCATGGCGATTGCCGTGATCGGCGGCCTCATCACCTCCACCCTGCTTAGCCTTTTGGTGGTGCCGGTGGTGTTTACCTTTGTGGATGATTTTGTAGAGTGGCTGAAAAGGCTCAAAAAGCCTAAGGCAGGAGCGAAACCAGCAGAAAACTGA
- a CDS encoding efflux RND transporter periplasmic adaptor subunit: MQKLSAKVKQHPKLAIVSACLLLLGLITLITTPKSIAKPAAEATRAAMTVTLTHPQTQNWPVIISANGSIEAWQESIVGAEIGGYVLAEVQAAVGDEVKRGQVLAQFSSETLKLELAQQQAALAEADAAWNEAHDNAERIRKLDSNGALSAQQIQQALLQEGAANARLAAAKARLASQQLRIKQSHVTAPDDGVISSRSATVGAVVQTGQELFKLVRQSRLEWRAEVSATEALHIKTGQKARLTLANGKTIEGVVRKAAPTVDPRTRNLLVYVDLKSRSLDEAKPGMFAKGTLQTGQGEVLTLPGNSIVMRDGFAHVFVLGAANKVKIQRVTLGRQDSNRVAVNGVSKEAKVIQSGAGFLADGDVVKVVATQ; encoded by the coding sequence ATGCAAAAATTAAGCGCCAAAGTAAAGCAGCATCCTAAGCTGGCCATCGTGAGCGCCTGCCTGCTGCTACTGGGCTTGATCACACTGATTACCACGCCAAAAAGTATCGCCAAGCCCGCTGCCGAGGCCACTCGCGCCGCCATGACCGTTACCCTAACCCACCCCCAAACCCAAAATTGGCCAGTAATCATTAGCGCTAATGGCAGTATCGAAGCTTGGCAAGAATCAATCGTTGGCGCAGAGATTGGTGGCTATGTCTTGGCCGAAGTGCAAGCTGCAGTGGGCGATGAAGTAAAACGCGGCCAAGTCTTGGCGCAATTTTCTAGCGAAACACTCAAGCTTGAGCTCGCCCAGCAGCAAGCCGCCCTTGCCGAGGCCGATGCAGCATGGAATGAAGCACACGATAATGCCGAGCGCATTAGAAAGCTTGATAGCAATGGCGCGCTCAGCGCCCAGCAAATCCAGCAGGCGCTGCTGCAAGAAGGCGCTGCTAACGCGCGTTTAGCGGCGGCCAAAGCGCGCCTAGCCAGCCAGCAATTACGCATCAAGCAAAGTCATGTCACGGCCCCCGATGATGGCGTGATCTCATCACGCAGCGCCACCGTGGGTGCCGTAGTTCAAACGGGGCAGGAGTTATTTAAACTGGTAAGGCAAAGCCGCTTGGAATGGCGGGCCGAAGTCAGCGCCACGGAAGCCCTACACATCAAGACTGGGCAAAAAGCCCGCCTCACCCTAGCAAACGGCAAGACAATAGAAGGCGTGGTACGTAAAGCCGCCCCTACCGTCGACCCACGTACCCGCAATCTGCTGGTGTATGTCGATCTAAAAAGCCGCTCACTGGATGAAGCTAAGCCAGGTATGTTTGCCAAAGGCACGCTACAAACCGGCCAAGGCGAGGTGCTTACCCTGCCCGGCAATAGCATTGTGATGCGCGATGGCTTTGCCCATGTATTTGTGCTGGGCGCTGCTAATAAAGTGAAGATACAGCGCGTTACCTTGGGGCGACAAGATAGTAATCGCGTGGCGGTGAATGGCGTTAGCAAAGAGGCCAAAGTTATCCAAAGCGGCGCAGGATTTTTAGCCGATGGTGATGTGGTGAAAGTCGTTGCTACCCAATAA
- a CDS encoding efflux transporter outer membrane subunit, translated as MPHLFRLLGLACLLSGCAVAIPKPADSALATASKWNAPHLSSQQITNSWASWQDPTLNTLLQQALASHPSMAQAQAKISEARAEAAAIGAHLWPNISATASYNRNLHNLPNPSSAKNLTSLGLDARWELDLWGGIAAAKQGVYAGLASSESAQQLAEASLAAEVANTLVSYRACQGQANLADQVLQSQKLSAHLLHSKLDVGLASVVDAAKADNEASDASYRLAELTTQCRVTLKALVALTGMPEAKLAEILAAEAGLMPARPALAIKSVPAEVLAERPDIRIAGYNLDSAAADVAVREVARYPSASLLGMICVGCQISEGFNIDSRNWSYGISFNIPIFNAGELSAKQDAAYARYQQAIANYQIQVRQAVREIEENILRLDDSQRRTAELERQLSYARVQLKASQALYKVGSASQLQVAEVARYELAAQTRLLTLQREQSANWIALYKALGGHAL; from the coding sequence ATGCCGCATCTGTTCCGCTTGCTAGGATTGGCTTGTCTACTATCGGGCTGCGCAGTAGCAATTCCTAAGCCCGCAGATAGCGCACTAGCTACGGCCAGCAAGTGGAATGCCCCGCATCTATCTTCGCAACAAATCACCAATAGCTGGGCCAGCTGGCAAGATCCAACGCTAAATACTTTACTGCAACAAGCACTAGCTAGCCACCCAAGTATGGCGCAAGCTCAAGCTAAAATTAGTGAAGCCCGTGCAGAAGCCGCAGCGATTGGCGCTCATTTGTGGCCCAATATCAGTGCCACAGCTAGCTATAATCGTAACTTACATAACTTACCGAATCCAAGCTCGGCCAAGAATTTAACCAGCTTAGGCCTAGATGCCCGCTGGGAGCTGGATCTTTGGGGCGGAATTGCCGCAGCCAAACAAGGCGTTTACGCGGGCCTAGCCAGCAGCGAAAGCGCACAGCAGCTTGCCGAGGCCAGCCTAGCCGCCGAAGTCGCCAATACGCTGGTGAGCTACCGTGCTTGCCAAGGGCAAGCAAACTTAGCAGATCAAGTACTGCAATCGCAAAAACTGAGCGCTCATTTACTGCATAGTAAATTAGATGTGGGTCTAGCCAGCGTAGTAGATGCCGCCAAAGCAGATAACGAAGCCAGTGATGCTAGCTATCGCTTGGCTGAGTTAACAACGCAATGCCGTGTCACACTCAAAGCGCTGGTGGCGCTCACCGGGATGCCAGAGGCCAAGCTTGCCGAGATACTGGCAGCTGAAGCGGGGCTGATGCCTGCTCGCCCAGCCCTTGCAATTAAAAGCGTTCCCGCCGAAGTGCTGGCCGAGCGCCCTGATATCCGTATTGCTGGCTACAACCTAGATTCTGCAGCTGCCGATGTCGCCGTACGTGAAGTAGCGCGTTACCCTTCCGCCTCTTTGCTTGGCATGATCTGCGTGGGCTGCCAAATCAGCGAAGGCTTTAATATAGATAGCCGTAACTGGTCTTACGGCATCAGCTTTAATATCCCCATTTTTAATGCCGGCGAGCTGAGCGCTAAGCAAGACGCGGCTTATGCACGCTACCAGCAAGCCATCGCCAATTACCAGATACAAGTACGCCAAGCCGTGCGTGAAATAGAAGAAAACATACTGCGCTTAGACGATAGCCAGCGCAGAACCGCAGAGTTAGAACGCCAGCTCAGCTACGCCCGTGTACAGCTCAAAGCCAGCCAAGCACTCTACAAAGTGGGTAGTGCCAGCCAGCTACAAGTTGCAGAAGTAGCGCGCTATGAGCTGGCAGCCCAGACCCGTTTACTCACACTACAAAGAGAGCAAAGCGCAAATTGGATCGCCCTATATAAGGCACTGGGTGGGCACGCTTTGTAA
- the gmk gene encoding guanylate kinase, translated as MAKGNLFVVTAPSGAGKTTLVAALLAADQNVQLSVSFTTRAPRPGEVDGKDYHFVAREVFEKMILNGDFLEHAEVYGNYYGTSQTWINHAIDTGSDILLEIDWQGAAQVRRLFPEVVGLFVLPPSVEVLEQRLKNRGKDSDEVIERRMAAAKEEISHVEEFDYVIVNEHIDEAVRDIVSAVRAERLKLHRQSTRHQVLISSLKAG; from the coding sequence ATGGCAAAAGGTAATCTATTTGTGGTAACTGCGCCTTCTGGTGCAGGCAAAACCACATTGGTCGCAGCGCTTCTTGCCGCAGACCAAAACGTGCAGCTATCCGTATCATTCACCACTCGCGCTCCACGGCCAGGTGAAGTTGATGGTAAGGATTATCATTTTGTAGCGCGTGAAGTGTTTGAGAAAATGATCCTAAATGGTGATTTTCTTGAGCATGCTGAGGTTTATGGCAATTACTACGGTACCTCGCAAACATGGATCAATCACGCTATTGATACCGGCAGCGATATTTTGCTTGAAATCGATTGGCAGGGCGCAGCGCAAGTTCGTCGTTTGTTTCCAGAGGTTGTTGGGTTGTTTGTTTTACCGCCTTCGGTTGAGGTGTTAGAGCAGCGCTTAAAAAATCGTGGCAAAGATAGCGATGAAGTGATCGAGCGCAGAATGGCGGCAGCAAAAGAAGAAATCAGCCATGTAGAAGAGTTTGATTACGTGATTGTGAACGAGCACATTGACGAAGCCGTGCGCGATATCGTGAGTGCCGTGCGGGCAGAACGCCTGAAATTACATCGTCAAAGCACCCGTCATCAAGTGCTAATCAGTAGCTTAAAAGCGGGCTAA